agtcagatccaatttgagggattttgtaggttcattaatgagggcttgacggaagaatttcataagtttccaaaaattgaagatacagatcaagaaattgaatttaaattatttgtggaaagatatcaattggtagaacccttgataaacgaaagagatgctgtgtatgaatcactcacatattcttctgaattatatgtacccgcgggattaatttggaaaaccggtagagatatgcaagaacaaaccgtttttattggaaacattcccctaatgaattccctgggaacctttatagtaaatggaatatacagaattgtgatcaatcaaatattgcaaagtcctggtatttactaccgttcagaattggaccataacggaatttctgtctataccagcacaataatatcagattggggaggaagatcggaattagaaattgatagaaaagcaaggatatgggcccgtgtaagtaggaaacaaaaaatatctattctaattctatcatcagctatgggttcgaatctaagagaaattctagataatgtttgttaccctgaaattttcttgtctttcccgaatgataaggagaaaaaaaagattgggtcaaaagaaaatgctattttgGAATTTTATCAACAATTTGCTTGTGTAGGCGGGGATCCGGTATTTTCTGAGTCTTTATGTAAAGAATTACAAAAGAAATTTTTTCAACAAAGATGTGAATtaggaaggattggtcgacgaaaTATGAACCGGAGACTGAATCTTGATATACCTCAGAACAATACATTTTTATTACCACGAGATGTATTGGCTGCTGCGGATCATTTGATCGGAATTAAATTTGGAATGGGTACACTTGACGATATGAATCACTTGAAAAATAAACGGATTCGTTCTATAGCGGATCTGTTACAGGATCAATTCGGACTGGCTCTTGTTCGTTTAGAAAATGCGGTTCGAGGAACTATATGTGGAGCAATTCGGCATAAATTGATACCGACTCCTCAAAATTTGGTAACTTCAACTTCATTAACAACCACTTATGAATCGTTTTTTGGCCTACATCCTTTATCTCAAGTTTTGGATCGAACTAATCCATTGACACAAATCGTTCATGGGCGAAAATTGAGTTATTTGGGTCCTGGAGGATTGACGGGGCGAACTGCTAGTTTTCGGATACGAGATATTCATCCTAGCCACTATGGACGTATTTGTCCAATTGACACGTCCGAAGGAATCAATGTTGGACTTATTGGATCCTTAGCCATTCATGTGAGGATTGGCCATTGGGGATCTATAGAGAGTCCATTTTATGAAATATCTGAAAGATCAAAAGAGGCACAGATAGTTTATTTATCACCAAATAGAGATGAATATTATATGGTAGCAGCGGGAAATTCTTTGGCCTTGAATCGGGGTATTCAGGAAGAACAGGTTGTTCCAGCCCGATACCGTCAAGAGTTCCTGACTATTGCATGGGAACAGATTCATCTTAGAAGTATTTTTCCCTTCCAATATTTTTCTATTGGAGCTTCCCTCATTCCTTTTATCGAGCATAATGATGCGAATCGGGCTTTAATGAGTTCTAATATGCAGCGCCAAGCAGTTCCGCTTTCTCAGTCCGAGAGGTGCATTGTTGGAACTGGACTGGAACGCCAAACGGCTCTGGATTCGGGGGTTTCCGCTATAGCCGAACACGAGGGAAAGATCATTTATACTGACCCTCACAAGATCATTTTATCAAGTAATGGGGACACTACTATAAGTATAAGTATTCCATTAGTTATCTATCAACGTTCCAACAAAAATACTTGTATGCATCAAAAACCTCAGGTTCCGCGGGGTAAATGCattaaaaaaggacaaattttagCGGACGGTGCGGCTACAGTTGGGGGGGAACTTGCTTTAGGAAAAAACGTATTAGTAGCTTATATGCCATGGGAGGGTTACAATTCTGAAGACGCAGTACTAATTAGCGAACGTCTGGTATATGAAGATATTTATACTTCTTTTCACATCCGGAAATATGAAATTCAGACTCATGTGACAAGCCAAGGACCTGAAAGAATCACTAAGGAAATACCACATCTAGAGGCTCATTTACTCCGCAATTTAGACAGAAATGGAGTTGTGATGCTGGGATCTTGggtagaaacaggtgatattttaGTAGGTAAATTAACACCTCAGACAGCAAACGAATCGTCGTATGCTCCAGAGGATAGATTATTACGAGCCATACTTGGAATTCAGGTATCCACTGCAAAAGAAACTTCTCTAAAACTACCTATAGGCGGAAGAGGTCGCGTTATTGATGTGAGATGGATCCGGAAAAAGGGGGGTTCCTGTTATAATTCAGAAATGATTCGTGTATATATTTCACAGAAACGTGAAATCAAAGTAGGTGATAAAGTAGCTGGAAGACATGGGAATAAGGgtatcatttcaaaaattttgcCTAGACAAGATATGCCCTATTTGCAAGATGGAACACCTGTTGATATGGTCTTCAACCCATTAGGAGTACCATCACGAATGAATGTGGGACAGATATTTGAATGCTCGCTCGGGTTAGCGGGGGATCTGCTAAAGAGACATTATAGAATAGCACCTTTTGATGAGAGATATGAGCAAGAGGCTTCGAGAAAACTAGTGTTTTCCGAATTATATGAAGCCAGTAAGCAAACAAAAAATCCATGGGTATTTGAACCCGAATATCCGGGAAAAAGCAGAATATTTGATGGAAGAACAGGAAATCCTTTTGAACAACCTGTTCTAATAGGAAAgtcctatattttaaaattaattcatcAAGTTGATGATAAAATCCATGGACGTTCTAGTGGACATTACGCACTTGTTACACAACAACCCCTTAGAGGAAGGGCGAAGCAAGGGGGACAACGAGTAGGGGAAATGGAAGTTTGGGCTCTAGAGGGATTTGGTGTTGCTCATATTTTACAAGAGATGCTTACTTATAAATCTGATCATATTAGAGCTCGTCAAGAAGTACTTGGTGCTACgatcattggaggaagagtatctAACCCAGAAGATGCTCCAGAATCTTTTCGATTGCTCGTTCGAGAACTACGATCTTTAGCTCTAGAACTGAATCATTTCCTTGTATCTGAGAAGAACTTCCAGATTAATAGGAAGGAAGCTTGATCTGAATGAATCAGAATTTCTATTCTATGATTGACCGGTATAAACATCAACAACTTCGAATTGGACTAGTTTCTCCTCAACAAATAAAGGCTTGGGCCAACAAAATTTTACCTAATGGAGAGATAGTTGGAGAGGTGACAAAGCCCTATACGTTTCATTATAAGACCAATAAACCAGAAAAAGATGGATTGTTTTGTGAAAGAATCTCTGGGCCCATAAAAAGTGGAATTTGTGCTTGtggaaattatcgagtgattggaGCTGAAAAAGAAGACCCGAAATTTTGTGAACAATGCGGGGTGGAATTTGTTGATTCTCGGATACGAAGATATCAAATGGGATACATCAAACTCGCATGTCCAGTGACTCATGTGTGGTATTTGAAACGTCTTCCTAGTTATATCGCGAATCTTTTAGATAAACCCCTTAAGGAATTAGAAGGCCTAGTATACTGCGATGTgtgatttgatcaaaattttcgttTTACAGATTCGGACTGAGAAACTGTCATCCCATTCAATCCGATTGGGGTGCCCCCGGCTCTGACATGTGTTTTGGGAGAAGTAAAAGTAACACGAAACTCAGAATTATAGGTGTATTCAATACTTCCAAATGCAAGGGGAATTGATCCATGGTCGATTCCGTATAAATAGGAATTGCTAGTTATACCTCGTGAAAAAACACTTTTTTGTGGAATCAGCTATTCCATTTCTTTATAGAGAGATTCCGTTTAAGCAAGCAAATATAGTATGGTTACAGAAGTCTATCTATCGCATATATGCTTCAAGGGGCATCATGGGATAACCATCGAGGTGAGTAGGGACCTAAAGGATCGAATAGAACGATATATAGACAAGTAAATCCCTTACGAGTCCCAAAGTATTCTTTTAAGGGGATTCATCATTTGACGGGAAGTAGACTACTCAAAAATCCTACATTTTTATTTTGTCATAAGTAATtcggaaaatgaaagtaaaaaaagaagaatgaatcgttggtccttagtgggaacttgagtaaggagtagttctttgtttgtagggtttttcgaacaaactttttaaataagaaagaatcccctttttgaggtaactacttgagccggatgaaaggaaaccttcacgtccgattttaaaagggggaatccaatcctacaggaacctatctcgatttttcttttgctaggcccatagcgaaaaaacctactttcttacgattacgaggtttattcgaatatgaaatccaatctcggaaatacagcataccacttttttttactacccaaggcttcgagacatttcgaaatcgagaaatctctacaggagcaggtgctatcagagaacaattagccgattcagatttgcgaattattacgggtaattcattagtagaatggaaggaattaggggaggaggggtccactggaaatgaatgggaagatagaaaaattagaagaagaaaggattttttggttagacgcatggaattagctaaacattttattcgaacaaatgtagaaccagaatggatggttttgtgcttattaccagttcttcctcccgagttgagaccaatcattcagatagatgggggtaaactaatgagttcggatattaatgaactctatagacgagttatctatcggaataatactcttaccgatctattagcaacaagtagatctacgccaggggaattagtaatgtgtcaggagaaattggtacaagaggccgtggatacacttcttgataatgggatccgtggacaaccaatgagggatggtcataataaaGTTTACAAGTCATTTTCAGATGTAATTGAAGGCAAAGAGGGAAGATTTCGTGAGACTCTGCTTGGTAAACGTGTCGATTATTCGGGACGTTCCGTCATTGTCGTGGGTCCTTCGCTTTCATTACATCAGTGTGGATTACCTCGAGAAATAGCAATAGAGCTTTTCCAAACATTTGTAATTCGTGGTCTAATCAGACAACATGTTGCTTCTAACATAGGAATTGCTAAAAGTAAAATTCGGGAAAAAGAACCCATTGTATGGGAAATACTTCAAGAAGTTATGCGGGGGCATCCTGTATTATTGAATAGAGCACCCACCCTGCACAGATTAGGCATACAGGCGTTCCAACCCTTTTTAGTGGAGGGACGCGCTATTTGTTTACATCCATTAGTTTGTAAGGGTTTCAATGCAGactttgatggggatcaaatggctgttcatgtacctttatctttggaagctcaagcggaggctcgtttacttatgttttctcatatgaatctcttgtctccagctattggggatcctatttccgtaccaactcaagatatgcttatcggactctatttattaacgatcgggaatcgtcgaggtatttgtgcaaataggtataatccatatagatatagttgcggaaactaccaaaataaaaaggttgacaataaaaaaaatgactataggtatacggaaaAGAAAGAACCCTATTTTTCTAGTTCCTATGATGCACTTGGAGCTTATCAACAGAAACGAATTAGTTTAGATAGTCCTTTGTGGCTCCGATGGAGACTAGATCAACGTGTCATTGGCTCAAGAGAAGTTCCCATCGAAGTTCAATATGAATCTTTGGGTacttatcatgagatttatgggcactatctaatagaaggaagtgtaacaaaggaaatccgttgtatatacattcgaactactcttggtcatatttctttttatcggGAAATAGAAGAAGCCATACAGGGGTTTTGTCGAGCCTACTCATACGCTATCTAAACTAAGAAATCAGATTAGGCGATGTTCGTGCCCATGGGAATTCGGGTCTCCCCAATTTCACTGGTATCATAATTTCTGAATTTCTGCGTGAATCAAGATTGAGATTGAGGAAAGGAAGTTTTCGAATCACTAACTCAGGTCCATTGTCGAATCCTActtagcagaataaatataagaggtactgtacttatggcagaacgggccgatctggtctttcacaataaagtgataaatggaactgttatgaaacgacttattagcaggttaatagatcatttcggaatggcatatacatcacatatcttggatcaagtaaagactttgggtttccaacaagccactgctacatctatttcattaggaattgatgatcttttaacaatcccttctaagggatggttagtccaagacgctgaacaacaaagttttattttggataaacaccatcattatgggaatgtacacgcggtagaaaaattacgtcaatccattgagatatggtatgctacaagtgaatatttgagacaagaaatgaatcctaattttcggatgactgatccttctaatccagtatatctaatgtccttttcgggagctaggggaaatgcatctcagatacaccaattagtaggtatgagaggattaatgtcggatccccaaggacaaatgattgatttacccattcaaagcaatttacgtgaaggactttctttgacagaatatataatttcctgttatggagcccgcaaaggagttgtagatactgctgtacgaacatcagatgctggatacctcacacgtagacttgttgaagtagttcaacatattattgtacgtagaacagattgtggcactatccgaggtatttccgtgagtcctcgaaatgggatgacggaaaaaatttttgtccaaacactaattggtcgtgtattagcggacgatatatatatcggtctacgatgccttgccactcgaaatcaagatattgggattggacttgtcaatcgattcataacctttcgagcacaaccaatatatattcgaaccccctttacttgcaggagtacatcttggatctgccaattatgttatggtcggagtcctactcatggcgacctggtcgaattgggagaagctgtaggtattattgcgggtcaatcaattggggaaccaggaactcaactaacattaagaacttttcataccggtggagtattcacaggcggtactgccgagcatgtacgagctcct
The sequence above is a segment of the Musa acuminata AAA Group cultivar baxijiao unplaced genomic scaffold, Cavendish_Baxijiao_AAA HiC_scaffold_184, whole genome shotgun sequence genome. Coding sequences within it:
- the LOC135656618 gene encoding DNA-directed RNA polymerase subunit beta — protein: MLRNDGNEGMSTIPGFSQIQFEGFCRFINEGLTEEFHKFPKIEDTDQEIEFKLFVERYQLVEPLINERDAVYESLTYSSELYVPAGLIWKTGRDMQEQTVFIGNIPLMNSLGTFIVNGIYRIVINQILQSPGIYYRSELDHNGISVYTSTIISDWGGRSELEIDRKARIWARVSRKQKISILILSSAMGSNLREILDNVCYPEIFLSFPNDKEKKKIGSKENAILEFYQQFACVGGDPVFSESLCKELQKKFFQQRCELGRIGRRNMNRRLNLDIPQNNTFLLPRDVLAAADHLIGIKFGMGTLDDMNHLKNKRIRSIADLLQDQFGLALVRLENAVRGTICGAIRHKLIPTPQNLVTSTSLTTTYESFFGLHPLSQVLDRTNPLTQIVHGRKLSYLGPGGLTGRTASFRIRDIHPSHYGRICPIDTSEGINVGLIGSLAIHVRIGHWGSIESPFYEISERSKEAQIVYLSPNRDEYYMVAAGNSLALNRGIQEEQVVPARYRQEFLTIAWEQIHLRSIFPFQYFSIGASLIPFIEHNDANRALMSSNMQRQAVPLSQSERCIVGTGLERQTALDSGVSAIAEHEGKIIYTDPHKIILSSNGDTTISISIPLVIYQRSNKNTCMHQKPQVPRGKCIKKGQILADGAATVGGELALGKNVLVAYMPWEGYNSEDAVLISERLVYEDIYTSFHIRKYEIQTHVTSQGPERITKEIPHLEAHLLRNLDRNGVVMLGSWVETGDILVGKLTPQTANESSYAPEDRLLRAILGIQVSTAKETSLKLPIGGRGRVIDVRWIRKKGGSCYNSEMIRVYISQKREIKVGDKVAGRHGNKGIISKILPRQDMPYLQDGTPVDMVFNPLGVPSRMNVGQIFECSLGLAGDLLKRHYRIAPFDERYEQEASRKLVFSELYEASKQTKNPWVFEPEYPGKSRIFDGRTGNPFEQPVLIGKSYILKLIHQVDDKIHGRSSGHYALVTQQPLRGRAKQGGQRVGEMEVWALEGFGVAHILQEMLTYKSDHIRARQEVLGATIIGGRVSNPEDAPESFRLLVRELRSLALELNHFLVSEKNFQINRKEA
- the LOC135656619 gene encoding DNA-directed RNA polymerase subunit beta'-like, encoding MELAKHFIRTNVEPEWMVLCLLPVLPPELRPIIQIDGGKLMSSDINELYRRVIYRNNTLTDLLATSRSTPGELVMCQEKLVQEAVDTLLDNGIRGQPMRDGHNKVYKSFSDVIEGKEGRFRETLLGKRVDYSGRSVIVVGPSLSLHQCGLPREIAIELFQTFVIRGLIRQHVASNIGIAKSKIREKEPIVWEILQEVMRGHPVLLNRAPTLHRLGIQAFQPFLVEGRAICLHPLVCKGFNADFDGDQMAVHVPLSLEAQAEARLLMFSHMNLLSPAIGDPISVPTQDMLIGLYLLTIGNRRGICANRYNPYRYSCGNYQNKKVDNKKNDYRYTEKKEPYFSSSYDALGAYQQKRISLDSPLWLRWRLDQRVIGSREVPIEVQYESLGTYHEIYGHYLIEGSVTKEIRCIYIRTTLGHISFYREIEEAIQGFCRAYSYAI